One genomic segment of Theobroma cacao cultivar B97-61/B2 chromosome 6, Criollo_cocoa_genome_V2, whole genome shotgun sequence includes these proteins:
- the LOC18596274 gene encoding uncharacterized protein LOC18596274: MNRGRGRTTNGYSGRGGRSWRRGGYFDHGRSPVGAERHSGEDSCYYQDDGMSQSRGRHLQKMSPASGSSYSEHDSTAAFGYKPKKPFPDGTGLKWQNDPPQASDTSGAVLKDDFPSLSCQLDSKGSQPYAGRTQVEPLPVEETESCASILHHDFSRRVNFSCPQDESEPSESSQKMSPQNSAGFGDSVHTECQVVVDPFDICLSKAGTPVMLKPSLLVKNREKRNEIKRSMEGQNGIVLRSGMVLLKKYLSLSDQVKIVKACRELGFGSGGFYQPGYRDGAKLHLKMMCLGKNWDPETGNYEDLRPIDCAVPPHIPREFYLLVEKAIKDSHALLQQKAIASHVEDILPWMSPNICIVNFYSASGRLGLHQDRDESPESLHKRLPVVSFSIGDSAEFLYGDQRDVDKAEKVELESGDVLIFGGNSRHIFHGVTAIKQNTAPRALVDETNLRPGRLNLTFREY; the protein is encoded by the exons ATGAATCGCGGCCGCGGTCGAACCACCAATGGCTATTCAGGTCGCGGAGGACGATCCTGGCGTCGCGGAGGTTATTTTGATCACGGTCGCAGCCCC GTCGGAGCTGAAAGGCATTCTGGTGAAGATTCTTGTTACTATCAGGATGATGGAATGTCCCAAAGCCGTGGTAGACATTTGCAGAAGATGTCTCCGGCCAGTGGGTCAAGTTATTCTGAGCATGACAGTACCGCTGCTTTTGGATATAAGCCAAAAAAGCCTTTTCCTGATGGCACCGGACTAAAATGGCAAAATGATCCTCCTCAAGCCAGTGACACTTCAGGTGCAGTCCTTAAGGATGATTTTCCCTCATTGTCTTGTCAATTGGATTCTAAAGGCTCACAGCCTTATGCGGGAAGAACACAGGTTGAACCATTACCGGTTGAGGAGACAGAGAGTTGTGCATCTATactgcatcatgatttctctcGCAGGGTGAACTTCTCCTGCCCGCAAGACGAGTCTGAACCATCTGAATCATCCCAAAAAATGAGTCCCCAAAATAGTGCAGGTTTTGGTGATTCTGTTCACACTGAGTGCCAGGTTGTGGTTGATCCTTTTGATATTTGCCTGTCCAAAGCCGGAACACCTGTCATGCTGAAACCATCTTTGCTTGTAAAGAATAGAGAAAAGAGGAATGAAATCAAACGATCAATGGAAGGCCAAAATGGAATTGTATTGAGATCTGGGATGGTGCTTCTAAAGAAATATCTGTCTTTAAGTGATCAG GTTAAAATTGTAAAGGCTTGCCGAGAGCTTGGTTTTGGTTCTGGAGGTTTCTACCAACCAGGTTACCGTGATGGGGCAAAACTgcatttgaaaatgatgtgCCTTGGTAAAAATTGGGACCCAGAGACAGGAAATTATGAAGATCTTCGACCAATTGACTGTGCTGTTCCCCCACATATTCCTCGTGAATTCTATTTGTTGGTTGAAAAGGCAATAAAAGATTCACATGCCCTTCTGCAACAAAAGGCTATAGCAAGCCATGTAGAAGACATTCTCCCATGGATGTCACCAAATatatgtattgtgaatttctACTCAGCAAGTGGTCGACTTGGTCTCCATCAG GATCGAGATGAAAGTCCAGAAAGTCTACATAAAAGATTACCTGTGGTATCCTTTTCCATAGGAGATTCAGCTGAATTTTTATACGGTGACCAAAGGGATGTGGACAAAGCAGAAAAGGTTGAACTTGAATCTGGGGATGTGCTGATATTTGGTGGGAACTCTAGACACATCTTTCATGGTGTGACTGCTATTAAGCAAAATACTGCACCTAGGGCTCTCGTGGATGAAACAAATCTCCGTCCAGGGCGTCTAAATCTGACTTTCAGAGAGTATTAG
- the LOC18596275 gene encoding uncharacterized protein LOC18596275 — MASLTPGVLLKLLQSINSNVKVRGEYRSVLLQVISIVPALTGSELWPNQGFFIKVSDSSHSTYVSLSQEDNELILNNKLQLGQFFYVERVEAGTPVPVLVGVRPVPGRNAFIGNPKDLMQMLVPSEGPVVVDNEGNNGSKGKELVEAKDESPRQKIVIKEEKAVVASRYMQGVLPSNPKASGPDSNSCLKSTENENGAAGKKAKSKQQEPKGQARPATPSRSRPEVPLSKPEAVASNTKETMVPQKGTTVRRSLSKLENMNSNCLPNNKEKNNLPETNSWNSLPASLLKPGKGMLRRRNLASLVAADAQREASMATNLVKCLSMFSDLCYSASPENPQLSLTKFFTLQKLIDQPSVTAHLKDKTLQLSILPSGQDTEKSNKRKGLTHEKSALKSPKPSMQLGGAEKLEWAKGDGAREIKELREILLHETRTWFLKFLEVAMEVGFRSQEKKGKSATGRVMEQDNHIAVTLSQLKYANEWLDKLRSNLNSDNSGLMETVERLKQKVYACLLSHVDSAASALENRS; from the exons atggCTTCACTTACACCAGGAGTTTTATTAAAGCTTCTTCAGAGTATAAATTCCAACGTAAAAGTTCGAGGGGAATATCGATCTGTGCTCCTGCAAGTAATCAGCATTGTTCCTGCTTTAACAGGATCAGAGTTGTGGCCTAACCAAGGTTTCTTCATCAAAGTATCCGACTCCTCGCATTCAACATATGTTTCGCTTTCACAGGAAGACAATGAGTTAATCCTGAACAATAAATTGCAACTTGGTCAGTTTTTTTATGTTGAGAGAGTGGAAGCCGGAACCCCGGTTCCTGTTCTTGTAGGTGTCAGGCCAGTTCCAGGACGCAATGCGTTTATAGGCAACCCAAAGGATTTGATGCAGATGTTAGTGCCATCCGAGGGTCCAGTGGTGGTTGATAATGAAGGAAATAATGGTTCAAAAGGGAAGGAGTTGGTGGAAGCGAAAGATGAGAGCCCGAGACAGAAAATTGTTATCAAAGAGGAAAAAGCAGTTGTTGCATCAAGGTACATGCAGGGTGTTTTGCCATCAAATCCTAAAGCAAGTGGACCAGATTCAAATAGTTGTTTGAAAAGCACTGAGAATGAGAATGGGGCAGCAGGTAAAAAGGCAAAAAGCAAGCAACAGGAGCCTAAAGGTCAG GCACGCCCGGCAACTCCTTCCCGCAGTAGGCCGGAGGTACCATTATCAAAGCCAGAGGCTGTTGCATCTAACACCAAGGAAACTATGGTGCCTCAAAAGGGCACAACTGTAAGACGCTCTTTAAGTAAACTGGAAAACATGAACTCGAATTGTTTGCCaaacaacaaagaaaagaataatttGCCAGAAACAAATTCGTGGAACTCTCTGCCTGCCAGTCTCTTGAAGCCAGGAAAG GGAATGcttagaagaagaaatttagcTTCTTTGGTTGCAGCAGATGCTCAAAGGGAGGCATCTATGGCAACAAATCTTGTCAAATGTCTTAG CATGTTTTCTGATCTATGCTACTCTGCTTCACCTGAGAACCCCCAGCTCTCTCTCACCAAGTTCTTCACTCTTCAAAAGCTAATTGACCAACCAAGTGTCACAGCacatttaaaagataaaacacTTCAGTTATCTATTCTTCCATCTGGTCAAGACACAGAAAAGTCTAACAAAAGGAAAGGTCTAACCCATGAAAAAAGTGCATTGAAGTCCCCAAAGCCTTCAATGCAGTTAGGTGGAGCTGAGAAGCTAGAATGGGCCAAAGGAGATGGTGCTAGAGAGATAAAAGAACTGAGGGAAATCTTGCTGCATGAAACTAGAACTtggtttttgaaatttttagaggTAGCAATGGAGGTTGGGTTTCGAAGCcaggagaagaaaggaaaaagcgCTACAGGGCGAGTGATGGAGCAGGACAACCATATTGCTGTCACATTGTCACAACTTAAATATGCAAATGAATGGTTGGATAAACTAAGAAGCAACTTGAATTCAGATAATAGTGGACTGATGGAAACTGTTGAACGGCTGAAGCAAAAAGTTTATGCTTGCTTGCTTAGCCATGTGGACTCAGCAGCCTCAGCTCTGGAGAATCGATCTTGA
- the LOC18596276 gene encoding ABC transporter B family member 19 — MADSSFEIDFSSSLNYHQCHNTPASRYASSSFSPLHSSRISRTTPRRLQHRTPATPFATDDDMSWQSDVSWQFEPSGWRDSRNLGAALSPWAASSTSSSNSQAFRRRSASEYYLSRTSGGFRSFANSYYEFSGHRAVPSGRLELQSYVARDNDSSSHLHLGDHSKSHHKLSRLATIKEGSSRNGASPLANENEPSTIDYDTLEDVERQIRQLEIDPNSHTNVGSHWFTVSQAYVDDEDDVSLGGHHYGHALSHQGSDGHGGRHKVDNDLDLAMQHELHGHGQPTSHHDGGGHRYDDLGLSLDFNEDNNAEHGYGHGLSHHGVNSGLGGHHQIRHKLEGLDHKLHQVHHGHDTWQSASHQYGGDHEYDDFVPAPDINEDDNDEEEEDAEPPRPVGLLKLFKYSTKWDIVLVILGCLGALINGGSLPWYSYFFGDFVNKIATESSKGNKIQMMKDVEKICILMSGLATIVVVGAYLEITCWRLVGERSAQRIRTKYLRAVLRQDISFFDTEVSTGDIMHGISTDVAQIQEVMGDKMAHFIHHVFTFICGYTVGFLRSWKVSLVVFSVTPLMMFCGIAYKAVYGGLTAKEEACYRKAGTIAEQAISSIRTVFSFVAEDNLAARYAELLAKSVPLGAKIGFAKGAGMGVIYLVTYSTWALAFWYGSILVARKEISGGAAVACFFGVNVGGRGLALSLTYFAQFAQGTVAAGRIFDIMDRVPEIDPYDPEGRTLSSVRGRIEFKGVNFAYPSRPDTTVLSSLNLVIRSLKTLALVGASGGGKSTIFALIERFYDPDKGVITLDGHDLRTLQVKWLRRQIGMVGQEPVLFATTILENVMMGKENATKKEAVAACVAANAHSFIYDLPLGYDTQVGAKGTQLSGGQKQRIALARALIKDPRILLLDEPTSALDPESEAVVQQAIDKISTGRTTIVIAHRLATVRNANTIVVLDQGSVVETGNHRQLMERSGAYYKLVKLASEALSNPTLNEKNTQKSIEFSTYDKSAYEGSRSPCAYEISSSKYIKSIQEANQVEEEIQQRLKPGEFQISKIWTLQRPELVTLLLGFLLGLHAGAILSIFPLLLGLALQAYFDDSTSKLKREVAKLSLALVGLGFGCIIAMTGQQGFCGWAGTKLTIRVRDLLFRSILKQEPGWFDFEDNSTGILVSRLSVDCLSFRAVLGDRYSVLLMGVSSAAVGLGVSFYFGWRLTLLAAALTPFTLGASYLNLIINIGPRLDNSSYAKASNIASGAVSNIRTVTTFSAQEEIVKSFDKALSEPRKQSVKRSQIVGLTLGLSQGAMYGAYTLTLWFGAYLVKQGKTDFGDVYIIFLILVLSSFSVGQLAGLAPDTTMAPTTIPAVFDIINRRPLIGNFRDKGRKIERSKPLDIELKMVTFAYPSRPEVIVLRDFCLKVKDGSTVALVGPSGSGKSTVIWLVQRFYDPNEGKVMMGGIDLVEINLKWLRKQIALVGQEPALFAGSIRENIAFGNQNATWGEIEDAAKEAYIHKFISGLPQGYETQVGESGVQLSGGQKQRIAIARAILKKSRVLLLDEASSALDLESEKHVQDALRRVSKQATTIIIAHRLSTIREANMIAVVKDGAVVEYGSHDALLASHLDGVYAGLVRAEREANAFS, encoded by the exons ATGGCTGATTCCTCCTTCGAAATCGACTTCTCCTCCTCCCTAAACTACCATCAATGCCATAACACGCCTGCTTCACGCTATGCCTCAAGTTCTTTCTCGCCACTCCACTCTTCACGAATCTCCCGCACCACTCCACGGAGGCTCCAACACCGCACTCCTGCTACGCCTTTTGCCACGGACGATGACATGTCATGGCAAAGTGACGTTTCATGGCAGTTTGAGCCTTCAGGTTGGCGTGACAGCCGTAATTTGGGGGCAGCCCTTAGTCCTTGGGCTGCCTCCAGCACCTCATCATCAAACAGTCAGGCATTTCGACGACGTTCAGCTAGTGAATATTATCTTTCCCGCACCTCTGGAGGGTTTAGAAGCTTTGCAAATTCGTACTATGAGTTTTCTGGTCACAGAGCTGTGCCTTCCGGAAGGCTTGAGCTTCAAAGCTATGTTGCTAGAGATAATGACAGTTCATCACATCTCCATTTGGGAGATCATAGTAAGTCCCACCACAAGCTTTCAAGGCTGGCTACTATTAAAGAAGGGAGTAGTAGAAATGGTGCTAGTCCTTTGGCTAACGAGAATGAGCCTAGCACCATTGATTATGACACTCTCGAAGATGTTGAGAGACAAATACGCCAATTAGAGATTGATCCTAATAGTCATACAAACGTTGGTTCACATTGGTTTACAGTTTCACAGGCTTACGTGGATGATGAGGATGATGTTTCTCTTGGAGGGCATCATTATGGTCATGCACTATCACATCAGGGTAGTGATGGCCATGGTGGGAGGCACAAGGTGGACAATGATCTTGATCTAGCAATGCAGCATGAGCTTCATGGTCATGGGCAACCAACTAGTCATCATGATGGTGGTGGTCATCGGTATGATGACCTTGGCCTGTCACTGGATTTCAATGAAGATAATAATGCAGAGCATGGTTATGGTCATGGCTTATCACATCATGGTGTTAATAGTGGCCTTGGCGGGCATCATCAAATAAGGCACAAGTTGGAAGGGCTTGATCATAAGTTGCATCAAGTGCATCATGGTCACGACACTTGGCAATCAGCAAGCCATCAGTACGGTGGTGATCATGAGTATGATGACTTTGTTCCGGCACCAGATATCAACGAAGATGACAATGATGAGGAGGAAGAGGATGCAGAACCACCAAGGCCAGTTGGTTTGTTAAAATTGTTCAAGTATTCAACAAAATGGGATATAGTACTTGTGATTTTGGGTTGTTTAGGAGCCCTAATAAACGGGGGTTCACTTCCTTggtattcttatttttttggtgATTTTGTTAATAAGATTGCTACAGAATCATCAAAAGGTAACAAAATCCAGATGATGAAGGATGTAGAGAAG ATATGTATACTTATGTCTGGCTTGGCTACAATAGTGGTGGTTGGAGCATACTTAG AAATTACTTGCTGGAGGCTAGTTGGAGAACGATCAGCTCAACGAATTAGAACCAAGTACTTGAGAGCAGTTTTGAGACAGGACATCAGCTTTTTTGACACAGAAGTCAGCACGGGTGACATTATGCATGGTATTTCAACTGATGTTGCTCAAATCCAAGAAGTGATGGGAGATAAG ATGGCACACTTCATTCACCATGTATTCACCTTCATATGCGGATATACAGTTGGGTTTTTGCGGTCATGGAAAGTGTCGTTAGTAGTTTTTTCTGTTACCCCACTAATGATGTTCTGTGGTATTGCTTATAAGGCTGTTTATGGTGGTCTCACGGCCAAGGAAGAG GCTTGTTATAGGAAAGCTGGTACCATTGCAGAGCAAGCAATAAGTTCAATTAGAActgtattttcttttgttgctgAGGATAATTTGGCTGCAAGATATGCTGAATTACTGGCAAAGTCAGTTCCTCTTGGGGCAAAGATTGGGTTTGCTAAGGGTGCAGGAATGGGGGTCATTTATTTGGTCACATATTCAACATGGGCATTGGCTTTTTGGTATGGTTCAATCTTGGTTGCTAGAAAAGAGATCTCTGGCGGTGCAGCAGTTGCTTGCTTCTTTGGTGTCAATGTGGGGGGAAG GGGCTTGGCATTATCACTTACATATTTTGCTCAATTTGCTCAAGGCACTGTAGCAGCAGGTCGAATATTTGATATTATGGACAGGGTTCCGGAGATAGATCCTTATGACCCTGAAGGAAGGACATTGTCAAGTGTTCGAGGAAGGATAGAGTTTAAAGGTGTCAATTTTGCTTATCCATCTCGTCCTGATACTACAGTTCTCAGTTCTCTCAATCTAGTTATTCGATCATTAAAGACTCTTGCATTGGTTGGAGCCAGTGGAGGAGGCAAGTCCACCATCTTTGCTCTCATTGAGAGGTTCTATGATCCTGACAAGG GAGTCATCACCTTGGACGGTCATGATTTAAGGACGCTACAAGTGAAGTGGCTAAGAAGACAGATTGGTATGGTTGGGCAGGAGCCAGTTCTCTTTGCCACCACAATATTGGAAAATGTAATGATGGGCAAGGAGAATGCCACCAAGAAAGAAGCTGTTGCTGCTTGTGTTGCTGCCAATGCCCATAGCTTCATCTATGACCTTCCACTAGGATACGATACTCAG GTTGGAGCAAAGGGAACTCAGTTATCAGGTGGTCAAAAACAGCGAATTGCTCTAGCTCGTGCCTTGATTAAAGATCCCAGAATCCTACTCTTAGATGAGCCTACTAGTGCCCTAGATCCCGAATCTGAGGCAGTTGTTCAACAAGCCATTGACAAGATTTCTACGGGCAGGACAACAATTGTCATTGCTCATAGGCTAGCAACAGTAAGAAATGCCAACACAATTGTTGTTCTTGATCAAGGCTCAGTTGTTGAGACTGGTAATCACCGTCAGCTAATGGAAAGATCAGGGGCCTATTATAAACTTGTCAAGCTTGCTTCTGAGGCACTTTCAAACCCAACactaaatgagaaaaatactCAAAAGAGCATTGAGTTTTCCACATATGATAAATCAGCCTATGAAGGATCAAGATCACCTTGTGCGTACGAAATTTCGAGTTCAAAGTACATAAAGTCCATCCAAGAAGCTAACCAAGTAGAAGAGGAAATACAACAAAGGCTAAAGCCTGGAGAATTTCAAATCTCAAAGATTTGGACTCTACAAAGACCAGAGCTCGTCACACTTTTACTAGGTTTCCTGTTGGGTCTCCATGCAGGCGCTATTCTCTCCATATTTCCTTTACTTTTAGGCCTAGCTCTTCAAGCTTACTTTGATGACAGCACATCAAAATTGAAGAGAGAAGTTGCGAAACTCTCCTTAGCTCTCGTTGGCCTAGGCTTTGGGTGTATAATTGCCATGACTGGACAACAAGGTTTCTGTGGTTGGGCTGGAACAAAGCTCACAATAAGGGTGAGAGACCTCTTGTTTCGCTCGATACTAAAACAAGAACCTGGTTGGTTTGATTTTGAAGACAATTCTACAGGAATCCTAGTTTCAAGACTTTCTGTTGATTGTCTCAGCTTTCGAGCAGTTCTCGGGGATCGTTACTCAGTCTTGTTGATGGGTGTCAGTTCAGCTGCTGTGGGACTTGGCGTCTCATTTTACTTCGGCTGGAGATTAACCCTTTTGGCTGCTGCTCTTACTCCTTTCACCCTTGGTGCAAGCTActtgaatttgattataaatatCGGACCAAGGTTAGATAACAGCTCTTATGCTAAAGCTAGCAACATTGCTTCTGGTGCAGTTTCAAATATAAGGACAGTGACAACATTTTCTGCTCAAGAAGAGATAGTTAAATCTTTTGATAAAGCTTTATCGGAGCCTAGGAAACAATCAGTGAAGAGGTCACAAATTGTAGGCCTAACACTTGGTTTATCTCAAGGTGCAATGTACGGTGCTTATACCTTGACGCTTTGGTTTGGTGCCTACCTTGTAAAACAAGGCAAGACAGATTTTGGTGATGTATATATAATCTTTCTCATTCTTGTGCTAAGCTCATTTTCAGTTGGACAACTAGCTGGGCTTGCACCTGATACTACAATGGCTCCGACAACAATTCCTGCTGTTTTTGACATCATTAATCGTAGGCCACTGATTGGTAACTTTCGAGACAAAGGTAGAAAAATTGAACGCTCCAAGCCATTGGATATCGAATTGAAAATGGTGACATTTGCTTATCCATCTAGGCCTGAAGTGATTGTGTTAAGGGACTTTTGTTTAAAGGTCAAGGATGGTAGCACGGTGGCATTGGTAGGTCCAAGTGGGTCAGGGAAATCAACAGTGATATGGTTGGTACAAAGATTTTATGATCCAAATGAAGGGAAGGTAATGATGGGGGGCATAGATTTGGTGGAGATCAATTTGAAATGGCTAAGGAAACAAATAGCTTTGGTGGGTCAGGAGCCTGCTCTCTTTGCTGGTAGCATAAGGGAGAACATTGCTTTTGGGAACCAAAATGCCACATGGGGAGAGATTGAAGACGCTGCAAAGGAAGCTTACATCCACAAATTTATTAGTGGTCTCCCTCAAGGCTATGAAACTCAG GTTGGGGAGAGTGGCGTCCAACTTTCTGGCGGTCAAAAACAAAGGATTGCAATAGCAAGGGCCATACTGAAGAAATCAAGGGTGCTGCTGCTAGATGAAGCAAGTAGCGCTCTGGACTTGGAATCAGAGAAGCATGTCCAAGATGCACTAAGGAGGGTTTCCAAGCAGGCCACAACAATTATAATAGCCCACAGGCTTTCTACTATTAGGGAAGCCAATATGATAGCTGTTGTCAAAGATGGTGCGGTTGTGGAGTATGGTAGCCATGATGCACTTTTGGCGTCCCATCTTGATGGTGTCTATGCTGGCCTGGTCCGGGCTGAACGAGAAGCCAATGCCTTTTCTTGA